Genomic segment of Tiliqua scincoides isolate rTilSci1 chromosome 1, rTilSci1.hap2, whole genome shotgun sequence:
GAAAATAGGTTAATACATATGCATGGTGGGGGAACAATTATATCTGTACCTCTGCATGAATAATAAGCATGAAGTTTTCTTCTGAGTCATCTTTTGCAGTAGAAAATTGCTTCTGGTACAGTAAGGGCCTTAGACTGGAGAATGAAAGCTAGGGATATCTCTGTGTGTTCAAGAACAAAGACTATTGCCATTTTATTTTTACAGGACCACAAGGAAGTGCAAAAATGGTCAAAATGAGGGATGGGAGAATTGGTGTGATTACATGCAAAATACAAGACTATATGCTAGATGCATCAGGATCAAAGGCAGCTATTGTTGCAGATATACCTTTGTGTCATTTCCCATGGAGGTGAGATACTATTATGGCTAGTGTGAATTTCAGAATCACTTCCATTGTTTTTAGAGTCCAATGCCAAAAAGCCTTTCTTCAATGTTTCCATATCCTGAAATGGGTGAGCCTACAAGCAAATGGTTTGTAGTATAAGCACTATGAACTGAAGCCTTACCTTTAAAAGGGTGATATCAAAACAACCCTCAACAGCAATGGTCAGAAGTAACAATTTCTCCAGTCTATGCAAGTGATTTTGTGAATTTGAAGCTTTCACTCAGCCTGTTCTAATAGAATGGCATTACAGATGTTATGTACATACAGTGCTAATATCAAAGCACGAGTATTTTCACCCTTGTAAAAAATACTCCCTGTTCTGTTTCTTAGGGACTGTAGGAAACACTCAATGGATATAGGAAGCTGTGTCAGGTAACACTCAACAGAATCAAGTACTATATTATCACTTGGTAGCAACTCACAATAGTCTTTACCACGGCAATAACCCAAGATCCTTTTAATGCAATACCAAGGATTGAAGCAAAGACTTCAAAGCATGCACCACTAGTGAAGTTATCAGTATGACTGCTATCAAATCTTGACTGCAAAATAACTTTAAGGTTAAGAAAAGCAAACTCATGATAATAGCAGAAAATGATCTGGTTTTAAGGTTTATGGTTTAACCAAGTTAATGCCATCTTGACAAGgggttaaaattgtcaaggcagccTGAAAATCATTGGTTTTCAGGCTTCCTTAACAATTTGGTAGTAGCCTGAAAATCAtgtttttttgaccattgacaaggcacaccattgctgctgtacagggttcaaatcccccaattgccctactaataaatgaccttccccagaGTCCCACAGCACACCATCCATGGCACAACAgtctgccatggcacagtggctgaaaatcactggcttagagggaTGTCTAGCTCAGCTTCCTGCTCAATTAGCAACAAGCACAAGAACTTAGAAGTTACCTTCAGATTGGCTAGTGCAAGCCCAGTCTGAACTAGCCACAGCAAGGGAGCCTGGCCcattaagtccaagttaggctaaCTTCCTCCTGTGATCAACAGACTGCTCTTCGACTCCAGGGAGTGGTGGTATGCGTTTGTGGTGGCCTAAGTTAACTTCCTTTTATATCACTGTTTGAAGAGACATCTGGTGGATCCTTTTTTGAATGCAAGGTAAACAAAAGGATACAAGACAAGTTGGAGATCCTCCTAATCTAATGGAATAAACTTGCATTTTTATACTCTGTGCCTTTTTGCTTTCAATGCCTGTACACCAAATTCTTGAATATGAATCTTGGGCACAGTTTCTGAAAATACAATATTGTTAATTTTTAGCTGAGGTCAACACATCTTCATTGGCCTATATGAAACTACTGGAGAGGTAGCAATTCTACCAGAATTGCTCTATAGAGCACTAAAagagactagagcagtggttctcaaactggtgggtcatgacccaccagtttgtgtaacacttcccccaccccggaaaggggaaggaggcagcaaagcaatcctggGCACAAAATACTTCCGTTTTGCAAGAGGTGCTTTCTGCCTgcttttagcgaatgttccaagtctcagggagtgctgtgcagggctccccgcacctcctgtagcttgctgcagccctgccttctgaaagtgcaaagcgccccccccctcagcaacatgatcctggggatcatgttgctggcctagtccctcccccacaagaacatactgagggaataaagctccctcaaagtttgagaaccactggactagagtcaCACAGGAGCTTAAGGAAATTACACCCACAGTTAAATCCCCTGAATCTGTTAAAACCAAGCAACTAAAAGTACATGAGATTAGGTTCACTCTTGCTTGAAATTGGAATAAATGTGCACACACATGTTCAGAACTTCAATAATTTAATGAAACAAAAATATAAAGTGTGAAAGTTAGTCTTATTCAAACCAGTTGGAGTAAAGCTGAAGAACTGCAGCACGTTTCAGGTTTTAGCACCTTGTGAAAGAGTCCTTGAAGTGTTAAGACAGTGTGCACCGATATGGATAAAGGGTGATATGTTTATGTAACAGAAATTGCTCTCCCATTTTTCCCCCAGGGAAAAAATAGAAATTcttaaacacaaaattgttcattGAATTCACAGTTTTAGTGGACTATGaaatggaagtgatcaaaggctggAGGATTCCAAGGCAATCATATTGCAAGTCCAAAGGCACTGACAATACAGTACACACTCTTGTTCTCCCATCTCACAGTACAGGTTCCTACAAGGGAAAACATTCAGAATTAGGGCAGCTACTATACACACTGATGTCTGCTATGTACCAAATTTAAGTGATGGATTTAAGATTAAATTACAGAATTTTTCACATCCTAAGTCAGCATTGCATGGACAAATTTTTCATACTTTGGAATAGTGGTCTCCAAGCTAGAGACTGTTGTACACTgaaaaacccttccctagtgcaAGCAGAGTTTACCATTCCACCAGAGAGCCACCTCTCTGTGCCTCTAATCACCGCTAAACTTCAGGCCAGGCAACCATGCCTGCCCAAAAAactgggcacaaagcctgctggggcaacagaagtggctgcctggcttGAAGTTTAGGGGTGATTGGAGGCACAGAGAGGAGGCCCCCAGCTGAACAGTAAACTCATTCATCCTAGGGAAGGATTGTAACAGGTGCCAGATTCGACCTGTGAGCAGAGGTTTGGCACCTGCTAGTTTGGAAGAATGCAGTTGGAAGTAAGAGCCACACCATTCCAGGCAtactaccgtatttatcggcgtataacacgcacaggcgtataacacgcatcttcattttaagagggaaatttcaggaaaaaaataagggtagctcagaacttttttttattaatattattaccacatataaggtaaataatgtaaaaggacagtaaaagcaactgttttaacaaaagaaacttggatattttgtttttacaaaagtttactcagaaatcactatctgggaaaccaagaaactcttcatcttcactgctatcttcaaaatcgcaatgaacactgctgctttcactgctactatcttcataaatcagctcatcttcttcaccatccaaagcattacttatgccacctcacctcaatccctccccctcccctccccaaagaaagggtctccacttaccatattcatcagctgccagcggctgtgataatatgcggcgggcgcagcgctgacatcacgtcacgatgctgtgccgccgctaggcactattgggaacgggatcccttaaagagacatcgccgtataacacgcatacatcatttgccccctattttcagggggaaaaagtgcgtgttatacgccgataaatacggtatattCCACAGGAATCTAGAGATCAGTTAGGGAACTCCTCTGATATTCTAGGTGTAATAAAGGAATAAATCACTTAAACATGCTCTGTCCTACGGTAACTGGCATTTGCTGAACATGAAGTACTTTACACCAGGGATAGTGCTTGCACCAGATAGTTTCTCAAGCAAAGAATTTTCACAGTTGTACAAATACTATGTAcaacatgggagggggaggggaagagacatCTCAATGCATGGACAATAAAGTATTAAATTATTGTTGTACCATCAGCAGAGTTATCCCAGAAGCAAGAGCTTGCTGTATGAAGGCCGGCACCATTCTTTTGCATAATCACACATGTCACTGAAAAATGCAAAAGACATATTGCTATTAGAGGCATGTATTTGCTGCATATACTATTACATCCATATCTGCTTTCAGCCTTGCAGTAATTGCCACAATTATTCCTCAGTTTCTTCTATATTAGACATTTTCAGTTTCATTTGAAACAATTTCTGACTACATTAGTGACTTGACAGAAAtctactaacttaccaacatacTTGAAAGGTTTCCCCAGCTTTGTTAGTTGACTTAGAATTTGCTCTACAATGCTTGTAGTCCACTGGTTCACTTTGCTATGCATGTATGCATTGCCGCCAATTGTGCCTTCTATAGCCTATAAATGAGTAGAGGTTGTCTTACCATCAGGCTGCTAAAGAACATGAATTACAAATGTTTAAAGTTTATGCAGTCATTTGAAAAGGCGTTCAGCATGCAAACATTTTTCTAGACAACTTCCATCAGCTAAAGGAGTCCAAAATAAGAATGACTGCCCAAAACAAACTGCCATTCTAATGAACGATTTTGGCAGAACAAAAGAAAACCTCACTTGCATTTTCCAGCCACTACTCCACACCTGCTCCCTCAGAACACCAAGATTTTTCTCATTTAAGAAAGCAATGCAAACACATATTTTGAAATAAATTAGCTGGGTCTTCCTTTCCCAGGTCAAGCCTTAGAGTAACCCTTCCTCCTCAAAAAACTGGAGCCATTTTGAGAATGCTAAGGGCAAGTGTGTTTCAGAAGGAGTAAACTCAGTCAAAGGTGAAAGTAATTTTAatcaaaaatataaattaatcCATTCTTCAAATCACTGCCACCTTTTAAATAAGTTTACAGGATTAATTCATTGCCACCACTCAAAGTGACATACATTAGAAATAAAGAACTATAGCCACCCTCCCCTCAGCCACAGAAGGACTAACACCTATTTTAAAAGGCAGCCTCACAGACTGATCTGACAGTTGCAgagctttctctctccttcctctactccaccccacccccaagcatCAGGCATAATGGAGGTGATTGTTTAAGGAGTTCACTGGCTAAGTTTATTCTGGAAAGCCTAAGAAGAAGCAGCCAGACTACATCTCCGCTGGTTTTCACAGTATGTAAAGAACACATTCTAATGAAGTTCAGTATTATcaggaaacacccccccccccgcacacatgtacacacaagcCAATATCGCAACAGGGGCTTAATGGGAAGGTAAGGAGTCCAAATTAAACCACTACCCTATAATAAAGATAGTCTtgccctccccatcctcttctGTGACTTGTAACTAGAGACAGCCTGCTTTGTGAAGCCTCAGTGCCTAGACTGGGGAATGCAAGGATGGAAAAGATTTTTTACTAAATTCAGTGCCCAGTTTGGTGGAGTTCTGGCAAACTCTAAACTGCACAGTCTttatgctagaccaggggtgcccaaaccccggccctggggccacatgtggccctcgaggcctctcaatgtggccctcagggagaccccagtctccaatgagcctctggccctccggagatttgctggagcctgcactggcccgatgcaactgctcttagcatgagggcaactgacctcttgcatgagctgtgggatgagggcttcctccactgcttgctgtttcacattcgtgatgcagtagtggctgcaagggaaaggccatccttgctttgtgcaaggccttttataggccttgagctattgcaagaccttcattcattcatataagttcatcattaatatattcatttatgtatacttatgtaaatgtattcaaattttaaatgtaatttaattctttcccccccccccggcccctgacacagtgtcagagagatgatgtggccctcctgccaaaaactttggacacccctgtgctagactatGTAAGCTGTAATATGTAAGCATATTAACATGGCATTTGGGGTTGGGGTGAGAGGAAGAGTGAATTGGGAGGGGATTCCTATACAGATGGAGTTGTGCATACTTAAATTACCAATAGCAACTTTGTTAAGCAAAGAAGGGCAGGAACCTCTGCTTTGTAACATGTAGTGCATTGGATGTCCGCTTATAAGCCCTTGCTGTAATGGAAGTTGCCACAACACAGATTCAGTAAACAGATCACTCATACTCTTGGCAACTCTcacagtggaatcctatgcagGAAAGATTTTGCTGTACTCAGGAGGGTTAATtcacaggtaaatgtgcacaggattacagctttaACTAGGGTACATTTGCCTTAAATGTGTTACTACTCCAATTAATTGATACTCAGCTACTGAAATCATGTATCCCAAGACTGAAATTTAATGGGGGAAAAACCACTCCACTGAAGCTGAGGTACAAACTTTACAAGTGATTCAGTCTCACAGATACCTGTGAGTTAGGTTAGTTAAACTTTCTTCAACTACAGTGGTGACATCAGCTCATAATTCATGAGACAAAGTCCTAAATGGAATATGCTTAATAATTAAAaagtgagactttaaaaaaacttATGAATGCAAAACTATTACAATATCGGAAGACCAGTGTTTCCTTTCTATATATTTTGGCTATGACATGCACAAATGCTTTTCCAGCCCCCCAAAGCCACACCTGAAAATCAGGGGACCTTTCTGGAACTGGATTCAACAAGGAGCCTATACAAGGAGctgcagcagggggaaaaaaggtcagCAATCTCTGTGCATACAAAGGATTATTTGGATCCTTGCAGCTTTTATGTTGTAGAATCGGTCCCATTTACCTCATTCAGCTCTACATTTTGAGTTAACACCTGTGATGTTCACATCCCAGCATAGGGCAGCTAGGTCATTACCTTCTTTAAGACAAACAAAATAGCATGCACCTTAAGTGAGAAGGTTATTTTTTGGCAATCCCCCCTCGCCTTTTACCATCCATGTTCCCAACTCCACAGAATGGGTAACACAGGAGATCACTATGAAGAAGCAACAGAAAAGTCTTTCCTTCAGCAACAGCGAATCTCCTACCTTGGTAGTAGAAGGTCTCAGACTCAACACACATGCTCTACCACTAATGGGAGGGTCTCGGTCTTCCATTTCAGCACATTTTGTTATTTCCTTCAACTGGCCAATGCAGTTGTGACTTTTCTTTAGCAGATTTAACAATGCATTCAATATGCATGTTTTTGACAAAAAATGTGGCACAAACATTATCCTACCTCTTTTATGATGTTGCTTACTTCATCCACAATAAAGGCAGTCTTAAAAGGAAGTCAGAAATAAGATTTAAGCCAGGACTACAATTTACAGTGTACAGAACTGACAAAAAAATTGCCTTAAGAAAAAAGTTAACACTCCAAATAATTTTTGCcccacccacaggtgtacacatttggttcctgttgcatacatgcaatgctgggcagaaatggcttatccGCCTGAACATCCAATACCTTGTTCCTGCTTAACTGGCCATACTAGTGCAAATGCTCTTTCAGTACAGAAGCATCAGGCAGTTTCCTACTGCTAGCAGGAATAGCAAAACAAAGCACTTACACAAAAGCAAGTTTTGTGTAGAAAGAAAGCTGTGCACCCATGTACATATAGGACAGAGGAACCAACCACATATAAGAGGGAGGGTTAGGTGGCTATGGATGCaatacacacacttacctgaaagtcccactgcattcagtggagcttacttctgagtaaacatgcctaggactgcagtgtGTGCATGCCTGCCTCTTTT
This window contains:
- the DYNLT1 gene encoding dynein light chain Tctex-type 1 isoform X2, yielding MQWDFQTAFIVDEVSNIIKEAIEGTIGGNAYMHSKVNQWTTSIVEQILSQLTKLGKPFKYVVTCVIMQKNGAGLHTASSCFWDNSADGTCTVRWENKSVYCIVSAFGLAI
- the DYNLT1 gene encoding dynein light chain Tctex-type 1 isoform X1, encoding MDELQTSEETAFIVDEVSNIIKEAIEGTIGGNAYMHSKVNQWTTSIVEQILSQLTKLGKPFKYVVTCVIMQKNGAGLHTASSCFWDNSADGTCTVRWENKSVYCIVSAFGLAI
- the DYNLT1 gene encoding dynein light chain Tctex-type 1 isoform X3, with translation MDELQTSEEAIEGTIGGNAYMHSKVNQWTTSIVEQILSQLTKLGKPFKYVVTCVIMQKNGAGLHTASSCFWDNSADGTCTVRWENKSVYCIVSAFGLAI